A part of Pantoea vagans genomic DNA contains:
- a CDS encoding substrate-binding domain-containing protein, translating into MSTPSIPDLMEPALPPIIGVVASQLRNPSQQKILDEVTRQLNARGVITVLLNAGTDVALTALIQQATPLALRGLLLLPGNKAISACNLAVLEIDAEPEWQADALRAGEVTAALLLAQGHQRFGFLQSQPGDVAQKQSYCTTLQAAGMTLDAELTAAADDRDGAYQAMMQYLKKTRAAERIQALFCENDLLAFGAIQAVRDFGQGTHLAVAGFGDTEEARSPTWHLTSWSPDVRQIIGRALDRWLGQRAENSGEEGQLQQRHSHSGKVIPGEMSACGCAFRH; encoded by the coding sequence ATGAGTACACCGTCTATTCCTGACTTAATGGAACCGGCTTTACCCCCGATTATCGGCGTTGTCGCCAGCCAACTGCGCAATCCCTCTCAACAGAAAATACTGGATGAGGTCACGCGCCAGCTCAATGCGCGCGGGGTTATCACGGTGCTGCTGAATGCCGGAACTGACGTGGCACTGACAGCTCTCATCCAGCAGGCGACGCCCCTTGCGCTGCGGGGTCTGCTGCTGTTGCCCGGAAACAAGGCCATCAGTGCCTGTAATCTGGCGGTGCTGGAGATTGACGCAGAACCTGAATGGCAGGCGGATGCGCTGCGGGCGGGCGAAGTGACAGCAGCGTTACTGCTCGCACAGGGGCATCAGCGGTTTGGCTTTTTGCAGAGCCAGCCCGGTGACGTGGCGCAGAAGCAGAGCTACTGCACCACATTACAGGCGGCGGGCATGACGCTGGATGCAGAACTCACTGCTGCCGCTGACGACCGTGACGGCGCTTATCAGGCGATGATGCAGTATCTGAAAAAGACCCGTGCCGCTGAGCGCATTCAGGCACTTTTCTGTGAAAACGATCTGCTGGCGTTTGGTGCGATACAGGCAGTACGCGATTTTGGTCAGGGTACGCATCTGGCGGTGGCAGGATTTGGTGACACTGAGGAAGCCCGCAGTCCGACCTGGCATCTTACCAGCTGGTCACCGGACGTCAGACAAATCATCGGCCGCGCATTAGATCGCTGGCTGGGACAGCGGGCAGAAAACAGCGGTGAAGAGGGGCAATTACAGCAGCGTCACTCTCATTCTGGCAAAGTCATTCCGGGTGAGATGTCAGCCTGCGGCTGCGCCTTTCGGCACTAG
- a CDS encoding MFS transporter, which translates to MAKRNPYAAREWLPHEKPMLPGSPSTPLHPMPKRLAFGLIGLLISLTGALSNALVTANLVNLQGTFGAWSNEIAWLPAVYVMGNISINLLLVKFRQQFGLRVFTEAFLVLYVLVAFFHLFANDLSSAIVVRTAHGMVAAALSSLGIYYQVQAWPAKHRLKALVIGLTVSQLAIPLARLFSSELLQLNEWRGLYLFELGLALIALGGVLLVKLPPGDRIKTFEKMDFVTFILLAPGMALLCGVLTLGRIEWWFTTPWLGICTAIALTLIVAAIVIEHNRRNPLINTRWLSSGMMVRLGIVMIMIRIVLAEQNTGAVGFLQQIGLQNDQMRGLALAIMAGVIVGIAASALTIKPAHLNWPIVASLVVMIIASLMDAQSSPLTRGPDMYFSQFLLGFSSAFFMAPAMLMGIGSVVTQPKNLVSFVVLFGMSQNLGGLIGSAILGTFQVWREKYHSSLLGDQLSLLDPNVTERLSQYNALFNSLVGDDVLRGAQSTSQLQTVATLQANVLAYNDTYLLTAALALVTLMWVIWRLTRRRYLDWRQAQFNLREQQQLAALQESTEKQ; encoded by the coding sequence GTGGCAAAGCGAAATCCCTACGCTGCACGCGAGTGGTTGCCGCATGAAAAACCGATGCTGCCGGGTTCGCCCTCGACCCCGCTGCATCCGATGCCAAAACGTCTGGCGTTTGGTCTGATCGGCTTACTGATCTCGCTGACTGGTGCGCTGAGTAATGCGCTGGTCACGGCGAACCTGGTTAATCTGCAGGGCACCTTTGGGGCCTGGTCGAATGAAATTGCCTGGCTGCCTGCGGTCTACGTGATGGGCAATATCTCCATTAACCTGCTGCTGGTGAAGTTCCGTCAGCAGTTTGGTCTGCGTGTCTTTACCGAAGCGTTTCTGGTGCTCTATGTGCTGGTGGCGTTTTTTCATCTGTTCGCCAACGACCTCAGCTCGGCAATCGTTGTGCGCACGGCCCACGGCATGGTGGCTGCGGCGCTCAGCTCGCTGGGTATCTACTATCAGGTACAGGCCTGGCCTGCGAAACACAGGCTGAAAGCGCTGGTGATAGGCCTGACGGTCTCGCAGCTGGCTATCCCGCTGGCCCGCTTATTCTCGTCGGAATTACTGCAGCTCAATGAGTGGCGTGGTCTCTATCTGTTTGAACTCGGTCTGGCGCTGATTGCGCTCGGCGGGGTCCTGCTGGTGAAACTGCCTCCGGGCGATCGCATCAAAACGTTTGAGAAGATGGACTTCGTCACCTTTATCCTGCTGGCGCCCGGCATGGCGCTGTTGTGCGGTGTACTGACACTGGGCCGTATTGAGTGGTGGTTTACCACGCCCTGGCTCGGTATCTGTACTGCGATTGCCCTGACGCTGATTGTCGCGGCCATCGTCATTGAACATAACCGGCGCAACCCGCTGATTAATACCCGCTGGCTCAGCAGCGGCATGATGGTGCGGCTGGGCATTGTGATGATCATGATCCGTATTGTGCTGGCGGAACAGAACACCGGTGCGGTTGGCTTTCTGCAGCAAATCGGCCTGCAGAACGATCAGATGCGCGGTCTGGCGCTGGCGATCATGGCCGGGGTTATCGTGGGCATCGCTGCCAGTGCGCTGACCATCAAGCCTGCGCATCTTAACTGGCCGATTGTCGCGTCGCTGGTGGTGATGATTATCGCCTCGCTGATGGATGCGCAATCCAGTCCGCTGACCCGTGGCCCCGATATGTATTTCAGCCAGTTTCTGCTGGGCTTCAGCAGCGCATTTTTCATGGCACCCGCCATGCTGATGGGCATTGGCAGCGTGGTCACGCAGCCGAAAAATCTGGTGAGCTTTGTGGTGCTGTTTGGCATGAGTCAGAACCTGGGCGGGTTGATCGGCTCGGCGATTCTGGGCACGTTTCAGGTCTGGCGGGAAAAATATCACTCCAGCCTGCTGGGCGATCAGCTCTCACTGCTCGATCCCAACGTTACCGAGCGGCTCAGCCAGTACAATGCGTTGTTTAATTCGCTCGTGGGTGACGACGTTCTGCGCGGTGCGCAGAGCACCAGCCAGTTACAGACGGTTGCCACGCTGCAGGCCAACGTGCTCGCTTATAACGACACCTACCTGTTAACTGCCGCGCTGGCCCTGGTCACGCTGATGTGGGTGATCTGGCGTTTAACCCGACGTCGCTATCTTGACTGGCGTCAGGCGCAATTTAACCTGCGCGAGCAGCAACAGCTGGCCGCGTTACAGGAATCAACGGAGAAACAATGA
- a CDS encoding biofilm/acid-resistance regulator YmgB/AriR — protein sequence MQYILPRTNQEIADYFNPAANKPASEMEMLGILVAEILQSGMPVNNKAIISKLIHRLELESDREMLDIYRQLLDLVVHKTPDDFSL from the coding sequence ATGCAATATATTCTTCCCCGGACCAATCAGGAAATTGCTGATTACTTCAATCCTGCCGCCAATAAGCCAGCCAGCGAGATGGAAATGCTGGGTATCCTTGTTGCAGAAATCCTGCAATCAGGCATGCCAGTGAATAATAAAGCCATTATCTCAAAGCTTATCCACCGGCTGGAACTGGAAAGCGACAGGGAGATGCTGGACATCTACCGGCAGCTGCTTGACCTGGTGGTCCATAAAACCCCGGACGATTTTTCACTGTAA
- a CDS encoding Panacea domain-containing protein, whose translation MAYSAIAVANAFIERAKEGKIPDLTPMKVQKLLFYTQSWYARLYDGEQLIDDSFARWKFGPVITSLYHDLKAYGYRPVTEKISRAVLAPGGKGVSLITPEVGADDKVANAMIDKIVEVYGRYTGNQLSAMTHAKGTAWSMSPSGVEGDGSVIDLKTMAANIHPVPAAPPAA comes from the coding sequence ATGGCTTACTCTGCTATTGCAGTGGCTAATGCCTTCATTGAAAGAGCCAAAGAAGGAAAAATCCCTGATTTGACTCCCATGAAGGTTCAAAAATTGCTCTTCTATACCCAGTCATGGTATGCACGCCTCTATGATGGTGAGCAACTCATTGACGATAGTTTTGCTCGATGGAAGTTCGGGCCGGTGATCACCTCTCTTTATCATGACCTGAAAGCTTATGGTTATCGTCCAGTTACTGAAAAAATTTCTCGGGCGGTTTTAGCTCCAGGTGGAAAAGGAGTTAGCTTAATCACTCCTGAAGTAGGTGCTGATGATAAAGTCGCAAACGCTATGATCGATAAGATTGTAGAAGTTTATGGTCGCTACACTGGCAATCAACTCTCTGCGATGACGCACGCTAAAGGGACCGCATGGTCTATGAGTCCGTCAGGCGTCGAGGGTGATGGCAGTGTAATTGATTTAAAAACGATGGCAGCGAACATTCATCCAGTCCCGGCAGCACCTCCAGCTGCATAA
- a CDS encoding DNA polymerase V, with the protein MPRDYEIKHAFMNAMRRDPSLGVIVTTQEFVHQLEKLNWHFSLREANQWIKANTVTFRDASTQEGEAKTYKQFNPNGGI; encoded by the coding sequence ATGCCGCGCGACTATGAAATTAAACATGCATTTATGAACGCTATGAGGCGAGACCCATCACTGGGCGTTATTGTCACGACTCAGGAGTTTGTCCATCAGCTGGAGAAGCTAAACTGGCACTTCAGCTTGCGTGAGGCGAACCAATGGATTAAGGCCAATACGGTGACGTTCCGCGATGCATCGACGCAGGAGGGTGAGGCTAAGACATACAAGCAGTTCAACCCGAACGGGGGAATCTGA
- a CDS encoding MarR family winged helix-turn-helix transcriptional regulator, with protein sequence MSQHTRTFTHLLHLTAHAWRLAVDRHLKDSGLSMSSWMAIGLIASEPQRMTQTELAQLLGLEDASMVPLVDRLVKQSLLTRVQPPEDRRKRHLVLTEKGNEAFAKVKTEADALRTEMLADIDPQDLAVTECVLQQLLSRMGSM encoded by the coding sequence TTGTCTCAGCATACCCGTACCTTTACCCATTTACTGCATCTGACCGCCCACGCCTGGCGGTTGGCGGTAGATCGTCATCTTAAAGATAGCGGCTTAAGCATGAGCAGCTGGATGGCCATCGGGCTGATTGCCAGTGAACCGCAACGCATGACTCAGACCGAACTGGCGCAACTGCTGGGACTGGAAGATGCCAGCATGGTGCCGCTGGTGGATCGGCTGGTCAAACAGTCACTGCTGACGCGGGTACAGCCGCCGGAAGATCGCCGCAAACGTCACCTGGTGCTGACCGAAAAGGGCAACGAAGCGTTCGCTAAAGTGAAAACCGAAGCTGATGCACTCCGTACTGAAATGCTGGCCGATATCGATCCGCAGGATCTGGCCGTCACCGAGTGTGTACTGCAACAACTGCTGAGCCGCATGGGAAGTATGTAG
- a CDS encoding DUF2000 domain-containing protein, which yields MQDKRCVMILNAALPPGKATNAAAVIALTLGQRHPTLVGDALEDAEKYPSPGLITTGIPVLAASDQELDVLREQCEQAEYDLVLFPEAGQSTTDYQALGDVLRQQPRQQWRLLGLAIVGDKKALRKLTAKLALFS from the coding sequence ATGCAGGACAAACGATGTGTGATGATACTTAATGCCGCTCTGCCACCAGGCAAAGCGACCAACGCCGCCGCCGTAATCGCCTTAACCCTGGGACAGCGCCATCCGACATTGGTTGGTGACGCGCTGGAGGATGCAGAGAAATACCCCTCACCCGGTTTGATTACTACCGGCATTCCGGTGCTGGCTGCCTCCGACCAGGAGCTTGATGTTTTGCGGGAACAGTGCGAACAGGCAGAGTACGATCTGGTGCTGTTTCCGGAAGCAGGCCAGAGTACCACCGATTATCAGGCGCTGGGTGACGTACTGCGGCAACAACCCCGACAGCAGTGGCGTCTGCTGGGGCTGGCTATCGTCGGCGATAAGAAAGCGCTGCGTAAGCTGACGGCAAAACTGGCGCTTTTCAGTTAG
- a CDS encoding AraC family transcriptional regulator: MKQASANWVDLRRDAVSGIEALRAHFTGHAYDPHWHDSYLIGVTEQGVQQFHSRRKQHQSRPGTVFMLEPEELHDGDAINDSGFTYRMLYLSPQQIARHRAPEQADAPSPHELRFAATLRDDRPLAYAVWHAFDALWHNHPAIIKEAAMDRMLSQLTPHQQWFLPAQHTDRDARVALQARDWLIAHHADNPGLAQMAQHLQTDRFRLSRLFQTHWGLPPHAWLVQWRLSQARRQLAQGQPVADVAAALGFADQSHLGRWFKRACQLSPARYQHACTNLPDPG; the protein is encoded by the coding sequence ATGAAACAGGCATCAGCAAACTGGGTCGATCTGCGTCGCGACGCCGTCAGTGGTATCGAGGCCCTGCGCGCCCATTTTACCGGCCACGCCTATGATCCGCACTGGCACGACAGTTATCTGATTGGCGTGACCGAGCAAGGTGTACAGCAGTTTCATTCGCGACGCAAACAGCATCAGAGTCGTCCCGGAACGGTCTTTATGCTTGAGCCGGAGGAGCTGCATGATGGTGATGCCATCAACGACAGCGGTTTTACCTATCGGATGCTCTATCTTTCGCCACAGCAGATTGCCCGCCACCGCGCCCCTGAGCAGGCTGATGCGCCCTCACCGCATGAGCTGCGGTTTGCTGCCACGCTGCGCGATGACCGCCCGCTGGCGTATGCCGTCTGGCACGCATTTGATGCGCTGTGGCACAACCATCCCGCCATCATCAAAGAGGCAGCTATGGACAGGATGCTGAGTCAGCTCACCCCGCACCAGCAGTGGTTTCTGCCCGCGCAGCACACAGACAGAGATGCCCGGGTGGCGCTGCAGGCGCGTGACTGGCTGATTGCCCATCATGCGGATAACCCCGGTCTGGCGCAGATGGCACAGCATCTTCAGACAGATCGCTTCCGGCTGTCGCGCCTGTTTCAGACGCACTGGGGTTTGCCGCCCCACGCATGGCTGGTGCAGTGGCGACTGAGCCAGGCACGACGCCAGCTGGCGCAGGGCCAGCCTGTCGCCGATGTGGCCGCTGCGCTGGGTTTCGCCGATCAGAGTCATCTGGGCCGCTGGTTTAAGCGCGCCTGCCAGCTCTCCCCCGCCCGTTATCAGCACGCCTGCACAAATCTTCCAGATCCGGGCTGA
- a CDS encoding phage repressor protein codes for MGFPSPASDYVETRINLNKILMPHPTHMFMIETPVGFAIVDRTIQGKRGDKVAFQFGDYSQLGRLFRTGIITSDGETIDGEGLEGIIVLGKVTAEILAVHEPSRPII; via the coding sequence ATGGGCTTCCCATCACCGGCATCGGACTATGTTGAAACGCGCATCAACCTGAACAAAATCCTAATGCCTCACCCAACCCATATGTTCATGATTGAAACGCCGGTCGGCTTCGCTATTGTGGACAGAACGATTCAGGGCAAGAGGGGCGACAAAGTGGCATTCCAGTTCGGTGATTATTCTCAGCTGGGAAGATTGTTCAGAACAGGGATTATCACTTCAGATGGCGAAACGATCGACGGAGAGGGGCTTGAAGGGATCATCGTGCTGGGGAAAGTGACTGCGGAGATTCTTGCTGTCCACGAGCCATCCAGGCCGATAATTTGA
- a CDS encoding efflux transporter outer membrane subunit, with the protein MRVRLLIGVMALLLTGCATQVEKAPSSLPIPDAWRNSVGPSAAPEAAWWRAFHDEYLNRLVTQALRNNPDILTARSRVDQYRAQLRATQGDNFPTLSAGVAATRERTLSSVTGQPYETDVFQGLLQANYEVDLWGARSSSISAAQATLAAQQAAASAAELTIASSVASGYLNLCALDEQLRVTEATLATRNNSLKLAQRQFETGYTSRLEWMQAASEYQSARAQMPQLQHQITQQENALSILVGMNPRSIARRQQFDQILPQQMPSLLPSELLNRRPDIVQAQRQLLAADASLASSRAKLLPGLNLTATGTLQSSVLHQLADDPFRLWSVGGSILAPLLNREALTAQVDVSMAARNQALYGYEKVVRNAFSEVSDAIDAIRRGEEQLQELQKQEAYVTEARRIARNRYQNGYASYLDELDAQRTLFSTQLNRVTVKNNLLLAQIDLYRALGGGWTPASTP; encoded by the coding sequence ATGAGGGTTCGCTTACTGATCGGTGTGATGGCGCTGCTGCTGACAGGCTGTGCCACCCAGGTTGAAAAGGCACCGTCCTCTCTGCCGATCCCCGATGCGTGGCGTAATAGTGTCGGTCCTTCTGCCGCACCGGAGGCGGCGTGGTGGCGCGCGTTTCATGATGAATATCTCAACCGGCTGGTGACCCAGGCGCTGCGCAATAATCCCGATATTCTCACGGCACGATCCCGGGTCGATCAGTATCGCGCCCAGCTGCGCGCCACGCAGGGCGATAATTTTCCGACGCTGAGCGCCGGGGTGGCTGCAACCCGCGAGCGCACGCTCTCGTCAGTGACGGGCCAGCCGTATGAAACCGATGTTTTTCAGGGCTTACTACAGGCGAACTATGAGGTGGATCTCTGGGGAGCGCGCAGCAGTAGCATTTCGGCGGCACAGGCGACCTTAGCGGCGCAGCAGGCTGCCGCGTCTGCGGCCGAGCTGACCATCGCCAGTTCGGTGGCGTCAGGCTATCTCAACCTCTGCGCGCTGGATGAACAGCTGCGGGTGACGGAGGCGACACTGGCGACCCGCAACAACTCCCTGAAGCTGGCACAGCGTCAGTTTGAAACCGGCTACACCTCCAGACTGGAGTGGATGCAGGCCGCCTCGGAATATCAGTCAGCCAGAGCGCAGATGCCGCAGCTGCAGCATCAGATCACCCAGCAGGAAAATGCGCTGAGCATTCTGGTGGGCATGAATCCGCGCAGCATCGCCCGTCGTCAGCAGTTCGACCAGATCTTACCCCAGCAGATGCCGTCACTGTTGCCTTCAGAGCTGCTTAATCGCCGTCCGGACATTGTGCAGGCACAGCGTCAGTTACTGGCCGCAGATGCGAGCCTGGCCTCGTCGCGGGCGAAGCTGCTGCCAGGGCTGAACCTCACCGCCACAGGCACCCTGCAGAGTTCGGTGCTGCATCAGCTGGCGGATGACCCGTTCCGGCTGTGGAGCGTAGGTGGCAGCATCCTCGCACCGCTGCTGAACCGTGAAGCGCTGACGGCGCAGGTGGATGTCTCCATGGCGGCGCGCAATCAGGCACTGTATGGCTATGAAAAAGTGGTACGCAACGCCTTCTCGGAAGTCAGCGATGCCATTGATGCCATCAGACGAGGTGAGGAACAGCTCCAGGAGCTGCAAAAGCAGGAAGCCTATGTAACGGAGGCACGGCGCATTGCCCGCAATCGCTATCAGAACGGTTACGCTTCTTATCTGGATGAACTGGATGCGCAGCGAACCCTGTTTTCAACCCAGCTCAATCGGGTGACGGTTAAAAATAATCTGCTGCTGGCGCAGATCGACCTCTACCGCGCGCTGGGCGGTGGCTGGACACCAGCCTCCACACCATAA
- a CDS encoding DUF6404 family protein, which yields MNGMMKFVRGWLVFSVLWGVFMWFMSWQQQGKEPGLAVLTSLYAGLIYQALITMVGRYRARRQQAE from the coding sequence ATGAATGGCATGATGAAGTTCGTCCGCGGCTGGCTGGTGTTCTCTGTTCTGTGGGGCGTATTCATGTGGTTTATGTCATGGCAGCAGCAGGGCAAGGAGCCTGGTCTGGCGGTTCTGACAAGTCTCTACGCCGGTTTAATCTATCAGGCGCTGATTACGATGGTGGGCCGTTACCGGGCGCGCCGACAACAGGCTGAGTAA
- a CDS encoding HlyD family secretion protein, whose product MSQQDELQAAERERANRRRILSIAAGSGIVVIGVLVILYAWQLWPFTSAIQSTENAYVRGQVTFISPQVNGYLTSVEVIDLQPVKKGQLLMTIDDRIYRQRVHQAQAQLAMKQAALNNNLQQRRSAEATIQSNKAALENAKAQALKSGFDLKRVESLTADGSLSVRERDAARAANAQAQAQVRQAAAQIAVAEQNLQTVIVNRDALQGDVDSARAALELAEIDLANTRITAPDDGQLGQLSVRTGAYVTAGTRLTSVVPNHKWIIANLKETQLANIRPGLPVTIRVDALDGKRFNGQVEFISPAAGSEFSAISPDNATGNFVKIAQRIPVRIRINDQDMHQLRPGMSVEVNIDTAAQPAAEGAP is encoded by the coding sequence ATGAGTCAGCAGGATGAGCTTCAGGCGGCGGAACGCGAGCGCGCCAATCGCCGCCGTATTCTTTCTATTGCCGCAGGCAGCGGCATTGTGGTGATTGGCGTACTGGTTATTCTCTACGCCTGGCAACTCTGGCCCTTCACCAGCGCCATACAAAGTACCGAAAACGCCTATGTGCGCGGTCAGGTAACCTTTATCAGTCCGCAGGTTAATGGCTATCTCACATCGGTAGAGGTGATTGACCTGCAGCCGGTGAAAAAAGGGCAACTGCTGATGACGATTGACGACCGTATCTATCGCCAGCGGGTGCATCAGGCGCAGGCGCAGCTGGCGATGAAGCAGGCGGCACTCAACAATAATCTGCAGCAGCGGCGCAGCGCAGAAGCGACGATTCAGAGCAATAAAGCGGCGCTGGAGAATGCCAAAGCCCAGGCGCTGAAAAGCGGCTTTGACCTGAAGCGGGTTGAAAGTCTTACGGCGGATGGATCGCTGTCGGTGCGCGAGCGTGACGCCGCCCGCGCTGCAAATGCCCAGGCCCAGGCGCAGGTGCGTCAGGCGGCGGCGCAGATCGCTGTCGCCGAACAGAATCTGCAAACCGTCATCGTGAATCGCGACGCGCTGCAAGGCGATGTCGACAGCGCCCGCGCCGCGCTGGAGCTGGCAGAGATCGATCTGGCAAATACCCGCATTACCGCGCCCGACGATGGCCAGCTTGGTCAGCTGTCGGTTCGCACCGGGGCCTATGTCACGGCCGGTACGCGCCTGACCTCGGTGGTACCCAATCACAAATGGATCATCGCGAACCTGAAAGAGACCCAGCTGGCCAATATTCGTCCCGGCCTGCCGGTGACTATTCGGGTCGATGCGCTGGATGGCAAACGCTTTAACGGGCAGGTGGAATTTATCTCACCAGCCGCAGGTTCGGAGTTCAGCGCCATTTCGCCTGATAACGCTACCGGCAATTTCGTTAAAATCGCACAGCGTATTCCGGTTCGCATCCGCATCAACGATCAGGATATGCATCAGCTGCGTCCGGGTATGTCGGTTGAAGTGAATATCGACACCGCCGCCCAGCCCGCTGCTGAGGGCGCACCATGA
- a CDS encoding SulP family inorganic anion transporter, with product MIQTNDVAATDVVAGDISVGRVLRSPALLTRECLAGVITALALIPEVISFSVIAGVDPKVSLVASVVLCLTLSILGGRPAMVTAAAGSVALVIGPMVHLHGVEYILPAVVMGGVIQILFGVAGLARMMRYIPRSVMLGFVNALGVLIFFAQVPHVWGQSSLVWIFFAVTLAIVLLLPRLLKSVPSPLVAIVVVTAVALLMGYRMPNVGDEGPMSPGLPGFNSLLVPLNLQTLQIIWPTALSIAFVGLMESLLTAKLVDDLTDTPSSKRREAWGLGVANIFAGFYGGIAGCAMIGQTIVNVELGRARSRVSTLAAGLVLLLLVTGLSRIMAQIPMVVLAGIMMVVAVKTVNWHSLQPATLKRMPWSETLIMVLTVAVTVWTGNLALGVLAGVILAMLLFARRIAHVIHAERQLSDDGRSVRYVVHGPLFFASSNDLFEHFDYAHDPKKVTIDLTHAQIWDASSVAALDGIEYRYQRYGAEVTIEGLDPRSTDFHQRLTGNFG from the coding sequence ATGATTCAGACCAATGATGTTGCCGCAACCGACGTTGTGGCGGGCGATATCAGTGTGGGGCGCGTTCTGCGTTCGCCTGCGCTGCTGACCCGTGAATGCCTGGCCGGTGTGATTACCGCGCTGGCGCTGATCCCTGAAGTAATCTCTTTTTCCGTTATTGCCGGTGTCGATCCGAAAGTCAGTCTGGTCGCCTCGGTGGTACTCTGCCTGACGCTGTCGATACTGGGCGGTCGTCCGGCAATGGTCACGGCAGCGGCAGGTTCCGTGGCGCTGGTGATCGGGCCGATGGTCCATCTGCACGGTGTTGAATATATTCTGCCGGCAGTGGTGATGGGTGGTGTGATTCAGATTCTATTTGGTGTGGCTGGTCTGGCGCGCATGATGCGCTATATCCCCCGCTCGGTCATGCTGGGATTTGTGAATGCACTTGGCGTGCTGATTTTCTTTGCTCAGGTGCCGCACGTCTGGGGTCAGTCATCCCTGGTGTGGATCTTCTTTGCCGTCACCCTGGCTATCGTGCTGTTGTTGCCGCGCCTGTTAAAGAGTGTTCCTTCACCTCTGGTCGCCATTGTGGTGGTGACTGCGGTCGCACTGTTAATGGGTTATCGCATGCCGAACGTGGGCGATGAAGGGCCAATGAGTCCCGGCCTGCCCGGTTTTAACAGTCTGCTGGTGCCGCTTAACCTGCAGACCCTGCAGATTATCTGGCCCACCGCACTCAGCATCGCTTTTGTCGGGCTGATGGAGTCACTGCTTACCGCCAAACTGGTTGATGATCTGACCGATACTCCTTCCAGTAAGCGACGTGAAGCCTGGGGCCTTGGGGTCGCAAATATTTTTGCCGGTTTTTATGGCGGCATCGCCGGGTGCGCGATGATAGGTCAGACCATCGTCAATGTTGAGCTGGGCCGGGCGCGCAGCCGTGTCTCCACCCTGGCCGCCGGTCTGGTGCTGCTGTTACTGGTGACCGGACTCAGCCGGATCATGGCGCAAATCCCGATGGTGGTGCTGGCCGGGATCATGATGGTGGTGGCGGTGAAAACCGTTAACTGGCATAGCCTGCAGCCCGCTACCCTGAAACGTATGCCGTGGTCAGAAACGCTGATTATGGTGCTGACGGTGGCGGTGACGGTCTGGACAGGTAATCTGGCGCTGGGCGTGCTGGCTGGGGTGATCCTCGCGATGCTGCTGTTTGCCCGTCGTATTGCGCACGTTATCCATGCGGAACGCCAGCTGAGCGACGATGGCAGATCAGTGCGCTATGTGGTGCATGGTCCGCTGTTCTTTGCCAGCAGCAACGATCTGTTTGAGCATTTCGATTATGCCCATGATCCGAAAAAGGTGACGATCGATTTAACCCACGCCCAAATCTGGGATGCATCCAGCGTCGCGGCACTGGATGGCATTGAGTATCGCTATCAGCGTTATGGTGCAGAGGTGACCATTGAGGGGCTGGATCCACGCAGTACTGATTTCCATCAGCGCCTGACCGGTAATTTCGGCTAA